aaataaataaattttataaacaaaaGAGGCTTTCATTCAAATTGGAAAACAATGCAAACTTTGTTCATGGCATAGGTCCATGTTGCCTTTTTTGAATATCACAAtggaaattcaaaaatttaaataggtaagaaaaatgcaaaatggtgggtctcggaCCTCTTTCGAACTACCATCaatttaaatatgcataaaatGATTCCCTTCTACAAAGGAGTTTGGGGGATCAGGATGGGCGTGGAGGTCTAGTTCTGCAGCATCTCTCCTGGCTAAGCATCGCAGAATCCTGTTAGCTCGAACTTTTCTTCAATGATAGcattaatttcttcaaaaagGCCACAAATTCGTTCCCCAAAGTCTTCATGCTCGGCATACTCCCGGTCTGGTAATGATTGATAAAGATCTGGGATCGACTTAGCTAATGCTTGATCACTCTTTTTCTTCGTCTTCATACCATCATCTGTGGGGACGCACCACAAACCATATCTAGCTCATTTGACAAGGACCGAAATAGGCTAAATAATTCCTTAGGAATTTCTTCCCAATCCAAACCTTGATTCAAAATCATTGTGCAGAATCACAGTGGCTATCATTTTGTACACAGCAGGCATGGGAGTCTGTGCAGCCAAGTTTTCTCCGGTGGCATTTACCAGCTCCACCATTTAAAAATATGTACCTCACTATATACTTTATCATTAATTGGTGCATGTCTGCTAGAGTGACTCCCTTCTCCATGAATAACCAGCTCTTAGTTCTTCCAAACGAGTTTCATCATCTAATTCAGAGTAAAAGGGATAGCTCCAGACATATGGATAAAAGGCCTTCCCAGAAGAAGGTTATAGCTGGTATCGATATCCAATGTACACTGAATTCTGCTGGATCCATTTGGATGATCTCATTCACCGCTCCTAACGTATCCCTCTGTACTCCATCGAAGGCTCTCACGTTGACTTGGTTTTACTAAAGTTTTCCCAAGTCAAACTTTAACTGCCTCAGCGTCGACAACGGGAAAATATTCAGACCACATCTTTCATCCACCAAAACACGATTTACGACCTTTTCGCGACATACTACAGTGATGTGCAATGTATTGTTGTGTGACCTCCCTTCAAGAGGCAACTCATTGTCGCAGAAACTGATCCAATGCCCTCGGACAACTTGGTTGATCATAGCGGCCACATTATCGCTTCTTGTGCCCACGGGCACATACGTATCATCGAGACCCTTCATCAAAGTCTGCCTATGCAATATAGAACTCATCAGTAGGGCCCATACGGAGATCTAGGCTAGAGTCTTCTCCAAATATTTGACGATAGAAAAAATTTTCCGCTGCATTCTTCTCCAGAATACCTCTGCCTCACCCTCGTTTATTAGAATTTAGCTTGATCCCTTTTTTGACCTCGGAGAGAAAGATCCTCGGGAGTATAACATCTCTCGGATTGGGTCATACCTTGTGAAGTACCAGTCTCAATCACAAATTTTTGCCTGACAAGAGTCTCTGGtggcaccaaggcaacaacctTTGCGGATGTCAGGATcacaaacttttttttctctttgacaCTTAATGAGGCCACGACCTTTTCTAGATTGTAATGCACAACTGGAGTTATCACCTAAGTCCCACACCAATCATCTTCTGTCTCTATCATGTTGATATTGGCGCCCCCATGATTCGGCAAAGGGTTGGTGTTGAGATTAGGCGCGATTGTTTGAAGAGAGACCATTTCTTAGTCGATCAGATCTTGAGTCTTATGCTTGAGGTTGATGCAGTCTTCAGTATCATGTCCAACACtattggaatgataagcacaccGTTGGTCAGGCCTATAGAACTTAGAACTGGTATCCACCGGTTTGTGCCCCACTTGATGGATAAATCCGACCGCGGCCAGTCGATCGTACAATTTTTTTCGGCTTTCAGCGAGCGCAGTGAAGTTCCTTGAAGGCTTCTTCTCGAATCTGGGCCGAGAAGGGTCAGAATTGCCTTGTTGGGGAGGAGGCACCGATTGATAACTTCTTGTATTTGGACGGGGAGCTCGGGTTCTAGGATATGGATTTGTTTGATAGTTTGGCGATGGAGCTTGGTAATTTGGAAGGGAATTTTGGAATAGTGGAGTTTGGACTTGATAAAAAGGAGGGGGTGATGCAGCAACACGAGCTATATTTCCTGTTTTCAACCCATCTTCGATAATTTTACCAACTTTTACTACATTGGCAAAATTTTCTCCTATGAGCAACATGATTCGATCGTAATACATGGGTTGTTGCACCTGCACAAACacttttacattttctttttcacaGATGGGCGGCCTCACCCTCGTCGCTTCGTTTCTCCACCTATAGGCAAACTCTCTGTAGCTCTCGGTTGATTTTTGCTTTATCTTTTCGAAAGAGTATCGAGCAGAACAACTTCTATTTTGTAAGCAAATCGTTCAATAAAATCTTTGGCCAATGCATTCCAGCTGGGCCATTATCGGGTTTCATGTGATGTGAACCATTCAAGAGCTTCTCCGCACAGGCTTTGGCTGAAGAGCCGCATAAATAAAGCTTCATCTCTTCCAACTGCCACGAGCTGGTCACAGTAGGCTCTTAGATGAGTCATAGAGTTGCCCACTCCTCCGAAGGTGTCAATctttggaatcttgaacccttctGGAATGTCCGAATTCGGATAAATACATAAGTCTCCATAACTAAGCCCGACGATATCAGGGACATATTGGAGCTCTTTCATGGATTTCTTAATCTCTTCTTTTATGTCAACCCTTACCTCTTCCTTTGCCCTTCACTACTTTTCCTGTTCCTCATAATGGTCCACCTCAGAACCGTGCACATCACGCTCGGCAGGGACGGGAATTTGGAAGTTGGTTCTTTTTGGTAAGGGTGAAGTTATATAGGGACTCTGGGCATTTTGAGCGGGTTGATAATTTCTGTGGGTAAGTCTGCAGATTGGTATTCTGATTTAAGTGGTGGTAGGGTGTTTGGggattgaaaatattttggttttgattttgtggtGGCAGAGCAGTTTGATGGTGGGTATTTTGAGTATGGGGTGGCATTTGGGGATGGTTTTTTCAGGAGAAGGTAGAGTTTGGTAAGATGCTGAAGCATATTGAGTATTTTGGGTAGTCAGATTTATAACTGACGGATTCTGAGCAGGTGTTGATGTCTGGTTCTGGGTTGGATCCATATGTGAGGAATGGAAGTATATTGGAGGTCTACCATCAGTAGCGTTAGCGGGAAAACTTGGTGGAGGCAGATCCTATCTCCTTTCCTTTTCCACCCTCATCTTTGCAATCTACTGCATCAGCTGCTGAAT
The DNA window shown above is from Solanum lycopersicum chromosome 11, SLM_r2.1 and carries:
- the LOC138339253 gene encoding uncharacterized protein; translation: MKELQYVPDIVGLSYGDLCIYPNSDIPEGFKIPKIDTFGGVGNSMTHLRAYCDQLVAVGRDEALFMRLFSQSLCGEALECCSARYSFEKIKQKSTESYREFAYRWRNEATRVRPPICEKENVKVFVQVQQPMYYDRIMLLIGENFANVVKVGKIIEDGLKTGNIARVAASPPPFYQVQTPLFQNSLPNYQAPSPNYQTNPYPRTRAPRPNTRSYQSVPPPQQGNSDPSRPRFEKKPSRNFTALAESRKKLYDRLAAVGFIHQVGHKPVDTSSKFYRPDQRCAYHSNSVGHDTEDCINLKHKTQDLID